In the Aster yellows witches'-broom phytoplasma AYWB genome, ACTAATGCTCTTTTGTCTTTTATTAGAATGTTTGAAAAAATTTTAGAAGAAACTAAAGGCTATATTTTAGTAGCTTTTGATACTCCTAAAACTACCAAAAGACACCAATTATACGATGCTTACAAACAAGGAAGACCAGAAACACCTTCTGCATTGATTAGTCAAATTCCTTTGATTAAACAATATTTAGAACTAATTGGTGTTAAATATCATGCCCAAGATGAATACGAAGCCGATGATATTATAGGCACCTTAGCCAAAGAAGCAAGTAATCAAAACAATACAGTATCTATTTATTCCAGTGATTGTGATTTGTTGCAATTAGTAGATAAAAAAATTACTGTTTGTTTGCTTAAAAAAGGATTGCGTGAAATTAAATACTACACACCTACCACTTTGCTTGAAGAATACGGTCTTAAAGAATATCAAATGATTGATTATAAAAGTTTAATTGGCGATCCTTCTGATAACATTAAAGGAGTGTTGGGAATAGGACCCAAAACTGCTCAAAAGTTATTACAAGAATATGATACCCTAGATAATTTGATGCAAAATTTAGACAACATTAAACCTATTTTAAAAACCAAAATCCAAAATTCTCAAACTGATTTAGAACTTAGCAAAATACTTACCGCAATTAACCTTAAAGTGCCTTTGCCCTTTGATTGTATGCAAACAGAAATTCAAATACGTTTAGAACAAAACCTTAAAAATTTTTATGAAGAAATGGATTTTAGACGCTTAGCTATTACCAAATATGCAAGAATTGAAAAAGAAATAAATACCACAAATAAATACAATAAGGAAGCATCACTTAAAGCCAAAGAAGTGCAAGAAGCAGTCAAAGATAGCAATTTAGAAAACGATAATAATTTAAACCAAACAAATCAAATCAGACCTATCGCCACCACTAACAACAATGATAATAACACTCCAAAAGTTCAAGAACAAGGCGCCAAAACACCCCAAATCAACTTTCATTATCAAATTATCAAAGACCAAAACGCTCTAAATACTTTTTTGGATCAAATCCAACCACACGAAATTTGGGCTTGTTTTTTTGAGTTGGAAAAAGAAAATGACTCAAATACTTTTTTGCAAGGAATTGGTTTTTCCAATGGCAATGCACATTTTTTTATAGATGCCAATTTGGCTTTTGCCAATAATAACTTTTGCAATTATCTAAAAGATGCTAATTTTTATAAAATTGTTTTTCACAATCAAGCAATACAATTTTTTTTAAAAACACAACACCAACAATTAAACGGAGTTATTTTTGATTTAATTTGTGCTTCTTATCTTTTATTTCCTTTGAAAAATCTTGAATTTAGTCATATTATATCAAAAATAGATATTTTAAATAACACAAATTATGTAAGCCAATTATCTCAAAAAATTTTAATTTTAGAGCAAAAAGTAGCTTTTAAATCTTTTTTATTGCACGCCATTAAAAATAGTATTTTTCATTATTTAAAAGCCCAAAACCAATTATTTTTGTTTCAAGAAATAGAGCTTCCTTTATCGAATGTTTTAGCTCAATTAGAATATGAAACCAATTTATTACAGCAAAAACAAATAATAGAAGCAAATCCAATAGAAAAAAATATATATGAAAAAATAGAAATGCAACAAGAAAAAATACCAAAAACAAATCAAATGCAAGAACAAGCTCAAGAAAAAGATTCAGATCAAAATCAATACACAAATCTCAAAAATAATCAAGAACAAGAAAACCAAATCAATCAATTAAAATCATTAAAAGATGTTTTTGGGTATCAAAACAGTTTTTTTTTAAATATGACAAAAAATAAAAAAACTTATAATTATTTAATTAATGATAATTTTTTTTGCTTTTCGTTAAAAATTTTAGCTACTTTAGGAAATATTCAAAAAATTAAAAATTATTTCAAAATAAAAAAAAATCATCTTTTAAATGATGAACAAACATTACATTTTTTTGTAAATGAACCCACATCAGAAATCAAAAAGGACTCTCAAAATCTTTCTGAAACAACGAATTTTTGTTTGGATTCGTGGATAAAAGAAATACTTCTCGAACTAAATATTTCTTCGAATTGTGCCCAAGATTTTATAAATCAATATTTAAGTTTGGATGATGAAATTATAAATTATTATCAAAATTTATTACAACAAATTAAAGAAAAAAAATATGCATTAACCTTATTGAAAAGAAAAGTTTTTTTTGGGAATCAAAAATTAACTCCGAATTTGGACTTAGAAACATTATATGTTTTTTTACAAGAAAATATTTTAGACATGAAAAAAATTGCCATATTGCAATTATTGCGCCATTTAGAACGACACAATGAAAATGCCAAAATTACTTATTTTGCCTTAAATAATTATTTGCAACAACACATAGATTTAATTTCTAAACATTTGAATTATTTTTTTATTTTAGATAATGGTAATATTTAATTAGGTAAAACTTATTATTTATAAATTTATTTATAAAATAGAAATGTCAAACATCCAAAAACAAATCAACCAAAAAAAGATAAAAAAAGGATTATAAAACATGCCAGAATTACCTGAAGTCCAAATTATTGTAGATTTTTTAAAAACACAACTAATAGGGAAAAAAATTGTTGCAACTAAGGTATTTTATGAGCCTACTGTTAAAAATACCAAAGAATTTCAAAAAATTGAACAAACTACCATTTTGGATATTCAAAGAAAAGGTAAATTTTTATTATTTTTTTTAACTCAAGAATTAGTTTTGATAGGACATTTGAGAATGGAAGGAAAATTATTTATCAAACCTTGCGATGAGCCTAAACATAAGTACGAACATTTTTCAATTATTTTAGGAGATAAAAGTTCTTTAAGATATTATGATTTTAGGAAATTTGGTAGATTTGAAGTCAAGAATCAGAACATTTTTTTAACCCAAACTACCTTGCATCAACTAGCCTTAGATCCTTTTGAAATCAATCCAGTTTTTTTGTATCAAAAAATATTAAAGACCAAAAGTGCTTTGAAAAAAGTTTTATTAAATCAAAAAATAATTTCTGGATTGGGTAATATTTATGTTAATGAAGTTTTGTTTTTAGTAAAATTGCACCCCGAGACTAAAGCTTGCGAACTGTCTTTGAAACAAGTGCAAGAAATTGTTACAATTTCCCAAAAAGTGCTTGCCAAAGCCATTAAACTGGGTGGAACTACTGTAAGTACTTTTGAATCTCAACCAGGAATTATAGGCTATTTTCAAAATAAATTGCAAGTACATGGAAAAGTTAACAAACCTTGCATAAACTGTCAAACTAAAATTATTAAAATTAAAGTTGGTGGTAGAGGCACTTATCTTTGTCCTATTTGTCAAAATCATAATTCCAATAAAGAATTATGATTGATTTATTTTCAACTATAAAATACATCAATATTTTTTAAAAAAGAGGTTTTTTATGTTTAGTCATCTAAATTTATTTCAAATCAAAAATTCAGTTTTTTTGTCGTTTGAAGACCATCAAAGCCTAAGTTTGCTTTATCAACCACTAATAGGAACTCATGCGCTTGGCATTTATCATATTTTAGCAACTCTAAAACCTAATATTTTTTACCAACATCAATTTTTATTTGATTTGAGTGCGGTTGCAAAAAATGATTTTTTAGAAGCACAAGAAAAATTAGAAGCTCTTAATTTACTCCAAACTTTTCGCAATCCCAAAACTCAAGAAAGAATTTATTGGATTAATTTGCCATATAGATCTCAAGATTTTTTTAAAGATCCTCTTTTTAGTAATTTTTTATTAAGCGAAGTGGGTGAAGTTACTTTTTTGAGTTTGCATAATCATTTTAGTAAAGAAATCCCCACTCAAAAAAATAATTGGGATGCTTTTCAAGATATTAGTAAAAAATTTGATGATTTATTTCAAGTTCAAAAAATGGATTTACCAATTTCTTTTACTTGTCCCAACAACCAAACAAATCATTCTCCAAGACAGTTTTTAAATAAAGCTTTTGATTATGAATTATTTTTGCAAAAACTGCCTCAACGTTTCAAAAAACCATCTTTAATTTGCAATCAAACAAGTGATTTTATTCAAAAATTAAGTCTAGTTTATAATTTGGATGAAGCTACACTTTCGGAAATATATCAAAAAACTTTTTCTAATCCTAGTGAAATCGAATTATCTAAATTAAGCCTAGGTGTTAAAAGATATTATCAGATGCATACCCAAACTCAAAATTTGGTTTTTTCGAAAAGAACACAAGATAATGAACAAGACATGATTACTTTGCTCAAACGTAAGGATTCTACTCAAAGAATTATTATAAATCATTGTCCTAAAAATATGCAAGCTACTGCGGCTGATACCGTTTTTAATTTTATGGAAAGAAATAATTTAGAACTTGGATTAGTCAATGTGCTTTTAACTTATATTTTGGAACGAAAAGGCTTTGTGCCCTCAGTGGTTTATTTGGAAAAAATCTTAAAATCTTGGAAGCAAAAAGGGATTTTTGATACTGAAACAGCATATGATTTTTATATGGAACAAGAAAAAAAACCGCCCCAAACTAAGTTTAGGTCTAATTTTAAAAAACCACAAATTTCTCCTAAATGGTTAGAAGATTTTAAAAAGAAACAACAGTCATAATTTTTTTTGTTTTATTTATTATTACAAGGAATAAATCCAATTTGATAACATTTTACAAAAGCAAAAGAGGTGAAAAATTAATTTATGGAATTTTCAGATATCAAAATAAAAATCAGTAAAATGATTTCACAGTGCGAAGAAACCAAAAATTTAGATATTTCTGATGATGATCTGCCAGTTATTTATAATTATTTGCTAACCAAAGATCAAGAAGATGAATATGGGAATCGTCAAGAAATCAAAACCAATCCTTTAAGAGTTGTTTGGGTCCCTACTGTTAAATCTCAAGCTCTTTATTTTAAGGAATATTGGCAATCAAAAAATGAATTGTTTGATAGTAGCATTAATTTTGATGCTCATTTAGTGAAACAATTTGTAGTGGATAATGATTCTAAGCAACAAGCCTTAAAAGAGATGAAACAAATTATTAAACATTTTGAAAAATCTACAAAAGGTTTTTATTTGTCAGGTTCTTTTAATGCTGGAAAAACTATTTTTTTGAAAAAATTAGCTTATGAATTAATTCAAAAACAAATCTCTGTTATTTTTCTTTTTATGCCTGATATAATTAGAAAATTTAGAAATTTTTTGTATAATAACACTTTAGAAACAAGGTTGCAACAATTAAAAAATGTTAAGTGTTTGATTTTGGATGATCTAGGTTCAGAAAATATGACACCTTGGTTTCGTGATGAAATTTTGCTTCCTTTGTTGTATGATAGAGCTGAAAAAAAGTTGCCCCTTTTTATTAGTAGTAATTTGCCCCCCAATGAATTGCAAAATTATTTATTTCATTTGCATGGAGCTGAAAATGCTAATAGTGAAATTAAGGTATACAAAATTATTGAAAAAATTCGTACCCTTACCCGTTTTTATGATTTTTCCGAAAAACAAGATTCCTAATAAGACAGCTTTAACTTGGTCAAGGATTAAAAATGTTCTTTTTGAGAAAAACGTAATAACACAAGTAAATAATTTATTTTGGTGGAGATGATGGGAGTCGAACCCATGTGCAAAATCACTTTAATTTATATATTCTACATATTTAGTTTATTTTGTGGTTTTGCAATTTATGAAAAAACAAACAAAATCCATAAATTACTAGTCTTTTTGATATTTGCTTAAAAGAGCAAAGACAAACTCAAATAGCAAAACTTACCTTATTTCCTTCCTTAAATCGTAAGTTAATTTAAGTGCGGGTTCTGCTTATTTATTTAAGCAAAAGCTAATTGTGAAGAAAAACTGTTTACAAAATTCATTTGATAAACTGGAGTTTGTCCAGTAAAATCTTTTGTATTTGTTGCAGTTTGTTTTTTATTTCCGGTTATTATAACCTCGATGTTTTTACTTGCATAACCAAGATATGCTATATAAATTTCGTTGACCTTGGCAAATCCAAAACATCCCCATATTTTTATTTTAGTTTAAAAAACTTTTTAATTAAAAAGTTTTTTTAGATTTGTTATTTATGTTTTTTTTTGAAGTGGATAATATTTTTAATTAATTTATTTCTTATACCCACTCAAAAATTATAACCAATTAAAATTTAAAATTTTGTAAAATTGCCAAAGATAAAATGATATAAAACTAAACTCAAATCAAAATTACAAAAACAAACAAAATCGTCCATATATAACAAAAAAAGGGATTTGCATCTCTTCCTTTGTTCGATTATTAATGAAATTATTCGTTAACTACAACAACATCTACAGCTTGAGCTCCGCGGTCGCCTTCTTTAACGGTGAATTCCACCTTGTCGTTTTCATTAAGTGTTTTTCTTCCAAAGACTTCAGTTTGAATAGAACTGTAATGTACGAAAATATCTTTCCCATCAGCTGAAATGATAAATCCGTAGCCTTTGTCTTTAGAAAACCATCTGCATGTTCCCTGTTCTTTTTTGTCTTGCATTATTAATAATACTCCTTCTTTTAAATTATTTCGGTTTCATAACCTATTATTTATTATAACTCATTTATTTTTTAGAGTCAAACATTTTTTCACACTTTTTTTATTTTTTCTACTTTTTTGACGTTTTTTGATAAAATTTTCATTTTTTTCGTCAAAAATTTGTATTTTTATATTTTTTTTGATATAATAAAATATGTTAAGCCCTTATAGTTTAACGGCAGAACGTAGCAATGGTAATGCTGAAATACAAGTTCAATTCTTGTTAAGGGCACCAAAAACAAATTTGAGATTATGTGGGTGTCGTATAGTGGTTATTATACGTGCTTGCCAAGCATGAGACGGGGGTTCGATTCCCCTCACCCGCTCCATACATTATATAATTTAGATGTATTATATTGGTTTATTAAAAAACTTTTCAATTTCGTTTTTTGCCCAATAACACAGTTTGATTGTTAAATTAATATAATCTATTATAGATATTATAAAAGCAAACTTTAATTAAAGTTTGCTTTTATTTATTTTAAGTATAAAAAAAATAATTAAAAAAACAATATACAAAGATATTTTATTATATTTATGTATATATAGGTAAGTTATGTAATTTTAAATAACAGTAATAAAATGATATGAAATATTTATAACCATACTATTTTAAATGGTTTTAATGTTGCTCAGTTTGACATGAAAGACGGTAGTTATTTATGGAATAATATTATGTGTTTGAAAAACAACAACACAAAAGCCAAGGTGATAACAAATTAATACTTAAATACAAAGGTCCTAAACATTTCTTACAAGAAGACAAAGACTACTACCTTGGACGTGCTCGTTTGGTTAATACAGACTTTAAAGATTCAACTAACTTCCACCTCCACTTCAACCCTGTCCGCAAAACTTTATCTCTTTACCAAGAAAAACACAATAACGATAAAACCAAAGAAGCTGAAATGAAAAGAACAATCCTAGTTGGGAATAAAAAAAGGAGTTTTAATGAATAATGTTAAAATTAAAAAAACAATTTAACATAATTTTTCTTTGTTTAATAATTTTTTATAGTATTATTATTTATTTTTAATAATAATATAATTATGGCGATGGGAAATAAAAATAGTAATAATAATGAAGTTTCCAATGATGAAGAATATGCCTTATATGTACAAGCAGAATTTGCAATACAAAACGAATTAACAAACTTCAAATTCAATAATGAAAAAAAATCAGAACTTTTGTATAAACAAAATTGTATTACAAAAGCAATTAAAAAATATAATGAAAGAAAAAATAATCATCAATTATCAATACCTCATGATAATCAATCAGAAATTTCTCAAAATAATTTGCATTCTTTAACAGAAAATGATGATAATTTATCTGGCGTTCTTCAATATATTGATTTAAAAAAAACAATTCTAATATATATTCGATTGATAAACCAGAAAGTTCTAAAAAGAACGATTTTAAAAATAAAGGAGTGGTAATTAATGATTAAATTAAAAAATCAATTTCAAATAATAAGTATTTTTTTATTTACTTTTATAGGATTATTATTTATTATTAATAATAATAGAGTTATGGCGATGAATAATAATTCATCATCGAATATAAACAATGAAATCATCAATAATATAGAAGAATTTCAAAACTTAATGTTATTACAAAGAAATTCAGCACAACAAATTATTAATGCTCTTTCTAATCGTGTTTCAGAACCAGAAATATTAAATCTTTTAAATAGACATAATCAAATACATCAACAAATAGTAAATTATCAACACAGATTGTTAAATATTCAACAACAAATGATAAGCAATTTAGATTTAAATGTGTCCAGAATTCAACTCGAAAGAGAAGGTTTATCATTAGAAAATTCAATGATGATAGCTATTAACAACACTCCGTTGTATGCTTCTGAATCACAAATAAATGTATTAAGAAACATTCAAATAAATATTGATCGAAAAAAAGCGCAAATTCAAAACATAATTCAACAAATAATACAACAGCAAAGAAATAATAATCCGAACAATAGAAGAAGACGTTAAATAATCAAACATAAATTATTAAAATTTCAAACCCCCTCCCCCAGGGTCTTTTTCTTTTACCCAACAGAAATAGGTAGTATCACTGGAAATGATAAATTCAGAAATTTAGAACAATTAGTTCATGATAAAATATTCGGCACAACTTTCACAAGCAATAAATACACTGAACATGGCAATAAAACTGAACCACTAGCACGCAGTTTCTTTGAAAAAACAACTAAATTAAACTTCCCTGATACAATCTTTACGGATGATGAAGTCCAAATGTTTTCTGCATCACTTGATGGATATAATTCTAAAACCAACACCCTATTTGGAATGGTTTCTTTTCCCATCAAGAAGTTCCTATTAACTATTGGGCCCAAGTCCAATGCAACTCTATTGTAGTTAAGCTAATTTTGCTTACTTTTTAGTTTATTTCAATAACACAAATTATCATGTAGTTCGCATTTACCAATACAATAGTTTCATTAATAAAATGATTGCGGATTGTAAAAAATATTTATAATTGCTACACAAAGCAAAACAAGAATTATCACAAACAACTTATTTAAAAAAATTAAGCAAATTAAAATACAACTAAGACCTTTAAATTTGAGGTCTTTTTTTATATCCAATTTTCTCGAAAGGAAAAAAATATGAAATTATTAATAAAAATATTATCTTGGTTTTTTAAATCTTTGTCATTTTGTATTCTTTTTTGTATTTTGTCATCGCATATTTCTTCTTTATTTTTACACTTATTTTGTACATTTTATTTTTCTCATTATATATATAAAATAATTTATTTATTTTTTACAGTTGTTTGATTAATGTTGATTTTTAGTATATTAACAATTTAAAAAAATTAAAAAAAATAAATCTTAATTAAGGCTCTCATCACGAGAGTCTTTTTTTATACCCAAATTTTTAAAAAGGAGCATAAAATGAAATTAATTATCTTCGAAGGACTTGACGGTAGCGGAAAAACAAGTCTAATAAAAAGCGTTCAACAAGAATTACAAAAACAAGGTAATGAAGTGGTGGCTATTCGCGGATTAGGAAGTTCTACAATCGGAAATTCTATACGTGAAACGTTTTTAACCCACAATACTTTACATAATTTAACTAGATATTTTTTAAGTTTTGCCAACATGATTCAAAACCAAGAAGAAAGTATCAAACCCCACTTACAAACTAATAAAATAATTTTAGTTAAACGTTGGTTAGGTTCTAATTTTGCCTATCGTGTATATCCTTCAAAAATTGACAAAAATTATCACATTTTTAACAATTTGAGTAAAAAATTCATCAAACCTAATATCACTATTTATCTAAAAATTCATCCTCAATTAGGTTTGGAACGCAAAATAAATCAAAAGAATCATCAATTAGATGTGATTGAAACTAGTTCCTTAACTTATTTTCAACAAGTAGAAAAGGGATATTTTGAATTTTTGAAAAACCAAAACTTAGGAACTAAAATTATCTTAAACAATATGAATGATAAAGATGCTAAATTTAATCAACAATACATTATCAAAAAAATAGGAGAAATAAAGAGTGGCAATAATAATTAAGAAAAAATGTCAAAACGGCAATTTATATATCCATTATAACAACGGAAAAATCCAAACTATTAAAAAAGATGGAACTATTCAACGGCGTACCAAAAAAATTAAATTTAAAACCCTAAAAAGACTCTAATTAAGAGTCTTTTTTTTATTTAGAAAGGATTTTGCTTACATGAACCAATTAACTAATTTACATTTTAAAAATATCAATATTTTGAATCAACAATCTTTGTGTGTTGACATCACGAAACAAATAATCCAACCATCTTTATTCAACAAACCATTTAACGAATATATGATAAAAACCCACAAACTCCTAAACGAATATCTTAATAATAAACAACATAACTCTCAAAGCCAAAAAGTAATCCGTGGTAAAATCAATGAATACCTCATTTTATTATATTTTCAAAACAAAGGAATCATCAATTTATACCCACAGGCTTATTTATTCTTCATCCCAGACATTAAATTTGATTTAGTTTTATTCACAGAAACTAAAGGAATAATGGCGTTTAATTTCAAAACCTTTCTCCGAGACCGCTATAAACAAGCCATGGTAGAAGGATAACAATTAAAAAAATTAACCACACGTTTTTAGTTTTATTTATTAACTAATAACGAAACAGAAACTCAAAGACTAAACAATAAAATCAATCAAGGAAAAGTACAAGGCATTAAACAAGTAATTAACTTATTTTCCAATTCAGCCAATAATTTCTTACAAAACTTAATTACCGCCAAATTCATCCCTTTTTCTAATATCAATATAATTAAAAAATAAAAAAAGGAGTTAATATTAAAATGTTAACCAACGAACAAAAAGCGTTAAAACAATTAATAAATTATATCGAACAAGGCCAATGGGAAAAGTTAAACCTTTACTGCCAAATAATCAACCCCAAAAATCTACTTAACCCCAAAAATACAAAAATATTTACAGCTTTAAAATATTTATTTTTAGAAAAACAAACATCTCATCCATAGGGCAAACTCACTACAAAACCCATCATTATCAAAGAGTTATTAACATATTTACAAACTCATTTCCCTCAAGATAACTTTACTTTAGATTCTTTAAATTATTTAAATGATGATTTTAATAACCAAAATAACACTCATTTTTTTAGACAATCTAAAACATACCTATACCCAAGAAAAACTATTTCAATAATTAATAAAAATCATTAGTCCCGCATACGAAAACCAAGACCCTTACCACAAAAATTTATATTACCAAGAAATATTTGATAAATTAAGAAATTTTATCTCTTCAATTCCTCACAAAAATGATAAAATACACTTTACTTTAAACCAAATGGCCTCTTTACAACCTGAATTTTTTGATACCAATCAACAATCAAAACAAAAAATCCAAGACGAATATTATCGCTTATCAGAAACTTTTAAAGTACTCAACCAATCCACAAAAGGATTTAAAAAAGGCCAAATCATCACTATTGAGGGGTATACTGGATTAGGTAAAACAACTTTTGTCTACAATTTTCTTTTAGATATAGCAAAAACCAAACACAAAGAAATATCTTATTATCCTCATATTTTAGTATTTTCTTATTAAATGACCTTAGAAGAAAATTTAAATCGTTTATTAGCCCCACCAAACTCAAATTCCTCTAGATGTTATTTTAGATAAAAATTTGGAAGACTTAAGCATCACACCTCTCAAATACACAGAAAGGATGAAAATAGCAAAACAATTTTTTGCCAACATAAATTTATCATTTAGTTATGATAAAAGCAAAAATATTGATTATGTAATTGATTTAGTTTATTGTTTTTATTAATTGACCATCTTCAAATAACCAAAACCACAAACCACTTAGAAAATGACCGTCTAGCAATTGACGAAATCATGACTAAATTAAAAAAATTAGCCATTGAATTAAACATTGTTATTATCATTTTATATCAATTTTCAAAAGATACATACAGCAATTATCAAGGTAAATCACCAGAAATAACAGCTTTAAAAGGAAGTGGCGTAATTGAAACTAACTCAGATATCGTCTTAATGATGTCTGAATTCAAACCCAAACTATCCAAAGACAAAGAAAAACCCATAAATATATAATTCAACTTTAGAAGAACTATATTCATACTATAATGACAATGAAAATCAAAAAATAATCCGAAGTATGTATCAAAAAAAATAGAAGTGGTAACAAAAAAACTTTAATTTATCACTTTGAAATGACCACTCAAACCTTCCAAGAAATCGGTTATGTTTTATCTTATAAAATAGAAACTTATTATTAATCAAAAAAACTAGGAGTTAAAATAAATGAATTTTCAAGAAAAAATAAAAAATATTCAAATCAACTTCCCTATGTCAGTTTTATTAAAAAAATTAAATATAATACCACCAAAATTCAATCCCAAATATCGTTTTCCTTGGTCCCATTCATGGACAAAACCCAAACTTGTTGTCATTTAAATTCAGATAATAAAATTCATTGTTGGAAATGTTGTAAAGATTACGATATTATTTTATGTTTATATAGAAATAAGAAGAATTAAAACCTTCAATAACGCTCTTGAATATTGTAGGCGATTAAAGAACCATTAAAAAAAAATACCAACTTTTAAGTTGGTTTCCTTATTGTTTCTAAATACTAAAAAATATTTTTCTTATTAAATAATAAAAAAAGGAGAATTAAAATGGCGAGAAATTACAGGCGTTCTTATTTCAGTAAAAAATCTTTTAGAAGAAATAAATTAACTTTAGGCAGTTTTTTTACATATTGGATTTTACCTACATTAGGCATTGTTATTCCTTTGATTGTTTATTTTGCTTCAAAAGGTTATTTATCAATAGCTAAATAATAAAAAGGAGGATAAAAAAATGACTTTAAGACAAATATTAATTTTAATTGCTCTTGGTTGTATTTTTATATTTGCAGCTTATAAACTTGGTTTTATTGTTCCTGATGCAACTAAAATTACATGGATTAAATAATGAGTGTTTTTTTAAAAAACACTCATTAAGGGATAATATATTAATAAATTAAGTTAAAATTAAGGATTTTTTTAAAATGGATAAACAACAAAAAAAAGAATTTTACGAACATTGTCAATGTTGCGGAAGTGATTTGGGAATGAATATAAATGATATTGATTTGAATTTATTTGGTGTAATAATGGCTTTAATGATTTTAATTAGTTTTGGATTTTTTTTATTATTTGGTTTTTTTAGTTTATTTTCTTTTTTTCAAATTAATCATGAAATTTTTACAACTCTCATTTATATTTTTGTTATTGGTATTCTTTCATTTTGTTTAATAGCTCATTTTATGCCTAAATTGCTTTTTGAAAAATTAGATTATGAAAAGTTTGAAAAAGAATAAAGGAAAATTAGATGAAAAAATATAATCTATTTGATAATTTTATTTGTTTATTGATTGGTTCAATTATGGGTATATTTTTATATATTAATTTTTTTACCAAAAAATAATAAAGAATTAGAAACAATTCAAAAAGATAATAAAATAGTTGAAATAATAAAGAAATTAAAAAAGTAATAATTTTATAGAAAGGAATAATTGATGGATATACAACAAACAATTATTAATATTGTTGAATCTAA is a window encoding:
- a CDS encoding 5'-3' exonuclease H3TH domain-containing protein, with translation MKHLVLVDGNSLLFRAYHATASKYKPLLQNKKGIYTNALLSFIRMFEKILEETKGYILVAFDTPKTTKRHQLYDAYKQGRPETPSALISQIPLIKQYLELIGVKYHAQDEYEADDIIGTLAKEASNQNNTVSIYSSDCDLLQLVDKKITVCLLKKGLREIKYYTPTTLLEEYGLKEYQMIDYKSLIGDPSDNIKGVLGIGPKTAQKLLQEYDTLDNLMQNLDNIKPILKTKIQNSQTDLELSKILTAINLKVPLPFDCMQTEIQIRLEQNLKNFYEEMDFRRLAITKYARIEKEINTTNKYNKEASLKAKEVQEAVKDSNLENDNNLNQTNQIRPIATTNNNDNNTPKVQEQGAKTPQINFHYQIIKDQNALNTFLDQIQPHEIWACFFELEKENDSNTFLQGIGFSNGNAHFFIDANLAFANNNFCNYLKDANFYKIVFHNQAIQFFLKTQHQQLNGVIFDLICASYLLFPLKNLEFSHIISKIDILNNTNYVSQLSQKILILEQKVAFKSFLLHAIKNSIFHYLKAQNQLFLFQEIELPLSNVLAQLEYETNLLQQKQIIEANPIEKNIYEKIEMQQEKIPKTNQMQEQAQEKDSDQNQYTNLKNNQEQENQINQLKSLKDVFGYQNSFFLNMTKNKKTYNYLINDNFFCFSLKILATLGNIQKIKNYFKIKKNHLLNDEQTLHFFVNEPTSEIKKDSQNLSETTNFCLDSWIKEILLELNISSNCAQDFINQYLSLDDEIINYYQNLLQQIKEKKYALTLLKRKVFFGNQKLTPNLDLETLYVFLQENILDMKKIAILQLLRHLERHNENAKITYFALNNYLQQHIDLISKHLNYFFILDNGNI
- a CDS encoding ATP-binding protein; amino-acid sequence: MEFSDIKIKISKMISQCEETKNLDISDDDLPVIYNYLLTKDQEDEYGNRQEIKTNPLRVVWVPTVKSQALYFKEYWQSKNELFDSSINFDAHLVKQFVVDNDSKQQALKEMKQIIKHFEKSTKGFYLSGSFNAGKTIFLKKLAYELIQKQISVIFLFMPDIIRKFRNFLYNNTLETRLQQLKNVKCLILDDLGSENMTPWFRDEILLPLLYDRAEKKLPLFISSNLPPNELQNYLFHLHGAENANSEIKVYKIIEKIRTLTRFYDFSEKQDS
- a CDS encoding DnaD domain protein, encoding MFSHLNLFQIKNSVFLSFEDHQSLSLLYQPLIGTHALGIYHILATLKPNIFYQHQFLFDLSAVAKNDFLEAQEKLEALNLLQTFRNPKTQERIYWINLPYRSQDFFKDPLFSNFLLSEVGEVTFLSLHNHFSKEIPTQKNNWDAFQDISKKFDDLFQVQKMDLPISFTCPNNQTNHSPRQFLNKAFDYELFLQKLPQRFKKPSLICNQTSDFIQKLSLVYNLDEATLSEIYQKTFSNPSEIELSKLSLGVKRYYQMHTQTQNLVFSKRTQDNEQDMITLLKRKDSTQRIIINHCPKNMQATAADTVFNFMERNNLELGLVNVLLTYILERKGFVPSVVYLEKILKSWKQKGIFDTETAYDFYMEQEKKPPQTKFRSNFKKPQISPKWLEDFKKKQQS
- a CDS encoding cold-shock protein → MQDKKEQGTCRWFSKDKGYGFIISADGKDIFVHYSSIQTEVFGRKTLNENDKVEFTVKEGDRGAQAVDVVVVNE
- the mutM gene encoding DNA-formamidopyrimidine glycosylase; this translates as MPELPEVQIIVDFLKTQLIGKKIVATKVFYEPTVKNTKEFQKIEQTTILDIQRKGKFLLFFLTQELVLIGHLRMEGKLFIKPCDEPKHKYEHFSIILGDKSSLRYYDFRKFGRFEVKNQNIFLTQTTLHQLALDPFEINPVFLYQKILKTKSALKKVLLNQKIISGLGNIYVNEVLFLVKLHPETKACELSLKQVQEIVTISQKVLAKAIKLGGTTVSTFESQPGIIGYFQNKLQVHGKVNKPCINCQTKIIKIKVGGRGTYLCPICQNHNSNKEL